One Patescibacteria group bacterium DNA segment encodes these proteins:
- a CDS encoding S41 family peptidase, whose translation MGKFKKYFFVYLGFILILGSFAFGVFLGASQKIQAPESGWRIFDSFIKGNDQEPKEVDFSLFWQVWNTIEEKFTNGTLDRQKMIYGAISGMVESLGDPYTAFMTPDEAREFDQEMEGKFEGIGAEIGIRGDRLTVVAPLAGSPAERAGLKAKDIILKINDEDAVEMTLMEAVAKIRGTKGTNVTLKIMREGVQEPFDVNITREEITVKSVEWEVRGDKIALIEISRFGDDTEEAFKSAVAEILLASPRGLILDLRNNPGGYLDTAVNLASEFIPKKEVVAMEELAGGKRDKFFSRGPVRLAGIPTVVLVNEGSASASEILAGALQDYGIAKLVGKKTFGKGSVQELEEFSDGSRARITIAKWLTPKERYINEKGIEPDFSIDLTSEDSNAGRDPQLDKAVEILTNK comes from the coding sequence ATGGGTAAATTCAAAAAATATTTTTTTGTCTATCTTGGTTTTATTTTAATTTTAGGTAGTTTTGCGTTTGGTGTTTTTTTGGGCGCAAGCCAGAAAATTCAAGCCCCCGAGTCGGGATGGCGGATTTTTGATTCATTTATTAAAGGCAATGACCAGGAACCGAAAGAAGTGGATTTTAGTCTTTTTTGGCAGGTTTGGAATACCATTGAAGAGAAATTCACAAATGGAACCCTAGATCGGCAAAAGATGATTTACGGCGCGATTTCCGGAATGGTGGAATCCTTAGGCGATCCCTATACCGCCTTTATGACGCCAGATGAAGCGCGCGAATTTGATCAAGAAATGGAAGGAAAGTTTGAGGGAATTGGGGCGGAAATTGGCATCCGTGGCGATCGCTTAACAGTAGTGGCTCCTTTAGCCGGCTCGCCGGCAGAAAGAGCGGGTTTGAAAGCCAAAGATATTATCTTAAAGATTAACGATGAAGATGCGGTAGAGATGACCCTGATGGAAGCGGTAGCGAAAATTCGCGGTACCAAGGGAACCAATGTTACTTTAAAAATTATGCGTGAGGGCGTGCAAGAGCCTTTTGACGTTAATATCACTCGTGAAGAGATTACAGTCAAAAGCGTAGAATGGGAAGTGCGCGGCGACAAGATCGCGCTTATTGAAATTTCCCGTTTTGGCGACGATACAGAAGAAGCGTTTAAATCCGCGGTAGCAGAGATTCTGCTTGCTTCGCCTCGCGGTCTCATTTTGGACCTCCGTAATAATCCCGGCGGTTATTTGGATACAGCAGTTAATTTAGCTTCAGAGTTCATTCCTAAAAAAGAGGTGGTGGCAATGGAAGAGCTCGCGGGCGGGAAAAGAGACAAATTTTTTTCCAGAGGTCCTGTGCGCCTTGCCGGAATACCCACCGTTGTTTTGGTTAATGAAGGTTCGGCTTCCGCCTCTGAAATTTTGGCGGGCGCCCTCCAAGATTACGGCATTGCTAAACTGGTAGGCAAGAAGACTTTTGGCAAGGGTTCAGTCCAAGAATTAGAGGAATTTTCGGATGGGTCGCGCGCGAGAATTACTATCGCCAAATGGTTGACGCCGAAAGAGCGATATATTAATGAGAAGGGGATTGAGCCGGATTTTTCCATAGATTTAACAAGCGAGGATAGCAACGCGGGTAGAGATCCGCAACTAGATAAGGCAGTGGAGATATTGACGAATAAATGA
- the rpmA gene encoding 50S ribosomal protein L27, producing MAHTKAGGSTALGRDSVSKRLGVKRFGGQKIKTGEIIVRQRGTHFHAGKNVKRGNDDTLFALRDGVVKFYSRKVKKFTGGLKKTHFVSIIS from the coding sequence ATGGCCCATACTAAAGCTGGCGGCTCGACCGCCCTTGGCCGCGACTCTGTCTCTAAACGATTAGGGGTGAAAAGATTTGGCGGCCAAAAAATAAAAACAGGAGAAATTATTGTCCGCCAACGCGGCACTCACTTTCATGCCGGCAAAAACGTAAAACGAGGCAATGATGACACTCTTTTTGCGCTCCGCGACGGCGTGGTGAAATTTTATAGCAGAAAAGTAAAAAAATTCACTGGTGGATTAAAAAAAACTCACTTCGTTTCAATAATATCATAA
- a CDS encoding phosphoglycerate kinase, which translates to MMKTIRDINLRNKTVLVRTGFDVPIENGKVQDNFRITAGLETVKYLLQNHCKIILAFHIGRKGDKENPALPVAPVVEELKRIMKDISFLEVSNWTGQTVKKMAQGLREGQILVLENLRLYPGEEKNDDHFARELASLAEVFVQDAFCVLHRDHASVTGVPKYLLTVAGFLVAREVEELDNAAERPAHPALAVIGGAKTETKIPVIANLLTRGYNQVLAGGVVANNFLKNQEVDLKNSTVDQEYLDDAAAIWDQFQGKIVLPSDYVWNEKEQIFDIGGETIRSYQDLINAAKTIIWNGPMGVFEEKKFEEGTLQIGQAIAVSSAKKIAGGGDTIAALRKFQLLEQMDFISTGGGVMLEFLAGKELPGLKILNK; encoded by the coding sequence ATGATGAAAACTATTCGGGATATTAATTTAAGAAATAAGACTGTTTTAGTGCGCACGGGTTTTGATGTGCCAATTGAAAACGGCAAGGTTCAGGATAATTTTCGCATTACCGCAGGTTTGGAGACAGTGAAATATCTTCTCCAAAATCATTGTAAAATTATTCTTGCCTTTCATATTGGCAGGAAAGGGGATAAAGAAAACCCTGCTCTGCCGGTCGCGCCGGTAGTGGAGGAGCTAAAAAGGATAATGAAAGACATTTCTTTTTTAGAGGTTTCTAATTGGACAGGGCAGACGGTGAAGAAAATGGCGCAGGGTTTAAGGGAAGGGCAAATTTTGGTTTTGGAAAACCTGCGTTTATATCCCGGAGAGGAAAAAAATGATGACCATTTTGCGCGCGAATTAGCGTCTTTAGCTGAAGTTTTTGTCCAAGATGCTTTTTGTGTTTTGCATCGCGACCATGCTTCTGTGACTGGCGTTCCTAAATATCTTTTAACCGTAGCTGGTTTTTTGGTGGCGAGGGAAGTGGAAGAGCTGGATAACGCCGCGGAGCGCCCCGCCCATCCCGCCTTGGCAGTCATTGGCGGGGCTAAGACCGAGACTAAAATTCCAGTCATTGCCAACTTGCTGACTCGAGGTTATAATCAAGTTTTAGCGGGAGGGGTAGTGGCGAATAATTTTTTAAAAAATCAAGAGGTTGATCTTAAAAATTCAACAGTAGACCAGGAATATTTAGATGACGCTGCGGCTATTTGGGATCAATTTCAGGGTAAGATTGTCCTGCCTTCTGATTATGTTTGGAATGAGAAGGAACAAATTTTTGATATCGGGGGAGAGACGATCAGGAGCTACCAGGACTTGATTAATGCCGCGAAGACAATCATTTGGAATGGTCCGATGGGTGTTTTTGAAGAAAAGAAATTTGAGGAAGGCACTCTTCAAATTGGTCAAGCCATCGCCGTATCGTCCGCGAAAAAGATTGCTGGAGGAGGAGATACAATCGCGGCTCTCCGCAAGTTTCAGCTTTTAGAACAGATGGATTTTATATCCACGGGCGGAGGGGTAATGCTGGAATTTTTGGCAGGTAAAGAGCTGCCAGGATTGAAAATTTTAAATAAATAA
- the rplI gene encoding 50S ribosomal protein L9 has product MKIILKKNYNGLGKKGEIKDVADGFARNFLISKEIALPATLSNISAITHLVQEEKREKKQTEQKLESFKGKILNLKITLKMQADAKGKLFGAVGKKEIQEALEKKIGIKVPKQKIGLDKSIKEAGNYEVVINISEKSKPKINVQIVSFARSAKKI; this is encoded by the coding sequence ATGAAGATTATATTAAAAAAGAATTACAATGGTTTAGGTAAAAAAGGCGAGATTAAAGATGTCGCTGACGGTTTTGCGCGTAATTTTTTGATTTCTAAAGAGATTGCTCTTCCTGCTACCCTTTCCAATATTTCCGCGATTACTCATCTGGTTCAAGAGGAAAAGCGCGAAAAAAAGCAAACCGAACAGAAGTTAGAATCTTTTAAAGGGAAGATTCTAAATCTCAAAATTACCCTGAAAATGCAAGCAGACGCTAAAGGGAAACTTTTTGGGGCAGTGGGGAAAAAGGAAATTCAGGAGGCATTAGAGAAAAAGATTGGGATTAAGGTTCCTAAACAAAAAATAGGCTTAGATAAGTCTATTAAAGAAGCTGGTAACTATGAAGTGGTGATCAATATTTCCGAGAAATCCAAACCCAAAATCAACGTTCAGATTGTTTCCTTTGCGCGCTCTGCCAAAAAAATTTAA